A single genomic interval of Noviherbaspirillum cavernae harbors:
- a CDS encoding CoA-acylating methylmalonate-semialdehyde dehydrogenase has protein sequence MTKLSAQAIEHYIDGRVVASSSGRRQDVFNPATGEVSGQVALASVEEVNAAVASAKAAAPAWADTAPLKRARILSKFKDLIERHHDDLAAAITREHGKVLSDAKGEVTRGLEVVEFATGIPQLLKTQFTDNIGGGIDNWQLRQPLGVTAGITPFNFPFMVPMWMAPMAIATGNTFILKPSERDPSPSLMVADLLKRAGLPDGVFNVVQGDKVAVDALLHHPDVKAVSFVGSTPIAEYIYTEGAKRKGPYPLRVQALGGAKNHLVVMPDANLEQAVDALIGAAYGSAGERCMAISVAVAVGSVADKLVEALIPRVKALKVKNGMEDDAEMGPVVTAQHKAKIEGYIEDGVRAGAKLLVDGRGLQVAGHENGFFLGGSLFDRVTPEMRIYQEEIFGPVLCVVRVPDFAAAVELINAHEFGNGVSLFTSDGNTAREFSRRIEVGMVGVNVPIPVPMAWHSFGGWKRSLFGDTHAYGEEGVRFYTRYKSVMQRWPDSIGKGAEFTMPVAK, from the coding sequence ATGACAAAGCTTTCAGCACAGGCCATCGAACATTACATCGACGGTCGCGTAGTGGCCTCGAGCAGCGGCCGCCGGCAGGATGTCTTCAATCCCGCCACCGGCGAGGTGAGCGGCCAAGTCGCGCTGGCCAGCGTGGAGGAAGTCAATGCGGCGGTCGCCTCCGCCAAGGCGGCCGCGCCGGCATGGGCCGATACCGCGCCGCTGAAACGTGCCCGCATCCTGTCGAAGTTCAAGGACTTGATCGAGCGGCATCACGACGATCTGGCCGCGGCGATCACGCGCGAGCATGGCAAGGTGTTGTCGGATGCGAAGGGCGAGGTGACGCGCGGGCTGGAAGTGGTGGAATTCGCGACCGGCATTCCGCAATTGCTGAAGACCCAGTTCACCGACAACATCGGCGGCGGCATCGACAACTGGCAACTGCGCCAGCCGCTCGGCGTGACCGCCGGCATCACGCCGTTCAACTTCCCGTTCATGGTGCCGATGTGGATGGCGCCGATGGCGATTGCGACCGGCAATACCTTCATCCTGAAACCTTCCGAGCGCGATCCCTCGCCGTCGCTGATGGTGGCCGACCTGTTGAAGCGGGCGGGCTTGCCGGATGGCGTGTTCAATGTGGTGCAGGGCGACAAGGTGGCGGTCGATGCGCTCTTGCATCATCCCGACGTGAAGGCGGTGTCCTTCGTCGGCTCGACCCCGATCGCGGAATACATCTACACCGAAGGCGCGAAGCGCAAGGGGCCGTATCCGCTGCGGGTGCAGGCGCTGGGCGGCGCGAAGAACCATCTGGTGGTGATGCCGGACGCGAATCTGGAACAGGCGGTCGATGCCCTGATCGGCGCGGCCTATGGTTCGGCCGGCGAACGCTGCATGGCGATTTCGGTGGCGGTCGCCGTCGGCAGCGTGGCCGACAAGCTGGTCGAAGCCTTGATCCCGCGTGTCAAGGCCTTGAAGGTGAAGAATGGCATGGAAGACGATGCCGAAATGGGACCGGTGGTCACGGCCCAGCACAAGGCGAAGATCGAGGGCTACATCGAGGACGGCGTGCGCGCCGGTGCGAAGCTGCTGGTGGATGGACGCGGCTTGCAGGTGGCGGGACATGAAAACGGCTTCTTCCTCGGCGGTTCGCTGTTCGATCGAGTCACGCCGGAAATGCGGATCTATCAGGAAGAAATCTTCGGCCCGGTGTTGTGCGTGGTGCGCGTGCCGGACTTCGCCGCCGCGGTGGAACTCATCAACGCGCATGAATTCGGCAACGGCGTGTCGCTGTTCACCTCGGACGGCAACACCGCGCGCGAATTCTCGCGTCGCATCGAAGTCGGCATGGTCGGCGTCAATGTGCCGATTCCGGTGCCGATGGCATGGCATTCGTTCGGCGGCTGGAAGCGTTCGCTGTTCGGCGACACGCATGCGTACGGCGAGGAAGGCGTGCGTTTCTACACGCGCTACAAGTCGGTGATGCAGCGCTGGCCGGATTCGATCGGCAAGGGCGCGGAGTTCACGATGCCGGTGGCTAAATAA
- a CDS encoding LysR family transcriptional regulator: MDFNQLRAFVTVAREGNLTRAAERLHLTQPAVSLQIKSLQNELNLQLFSRTAGGMALSDDGAKLLPFAERVMESLGEFRQGAQALHSTLSGTLAIGTILDPEFIRLGAFLKRLVETYPQLSTQLQQGMSGWVLQQVRSGQFDVGYYLGKPGKDFHYQTLTSFTYNVVAPHGWKTRVAGKDWAALAKLPWIWTPPESAHNRLLTRTFAQCKVTPNKVALVDQEPSMLDLVKSGVGLSLVRESIALREAHAHGLVIADAVSLPMELSFITLAKRKNEPTIAAVFSLLQALWHS, from the coding sequence ATGGATTTCAATCAATTGCGCGCCTTCGTCACCGTCGCGCGCGAAGGCAATCTGACTCGCGCCGCCGAGCGCCTGCACCTGACGCAACCGGCGGTCAGCCTGCAGATCAAGTCGCTGCAAAACGAGTTGAATCTGCAGTTGTTCTCGCGCACCGCCGGCGGCATGGCCCTGAGCGACGACGGTGCCAAGCTGCTGCCCTTCGCCGAGCGCGTGATGGAAAGCCTGGGCGAATTCCGGCAAGGCGCGCAGGCACTGCACTCGACCCTGTCCGGCACGCTGGCGATCGGCACCATCCTCGACCCGGAATTCATCCGCCTCGGCGCATTCCTGAAGCGTCTGGTCGAAACCTACCCGCAGCTCTCCACCCAATTGCAGCAAGGCATGTCCGGCTGGGTGCTGCAGCAAGTCAGGAGCGGCCAGTTCGACGTCGGCTACTACCTCGGCAAGCCCGGCAAGGATTTCCATTACCAGACGCTCACCTCCTTCACCTACAACGTGGTCGCGCCGCACGGCTGGAAGACGCGCGTCGCCGGCAAGGACTGGGCCGCGCTGGCGAAACTGCCATGGATCTGGACGCCGCCGGAATCCGCGCACAACCGCCTGCTGACCAGGACCTTCGCCCAATGCAAGGTGACGCCCAACAAGGTCGCGCTGGTCGATCAGGAACCCTCCATGCTCGATCTCGTGAAATCCGGCGTCGGCCTGTCGCTGGTGCGGGAATCGATCGCCCTGCGCGAAGCCCATGCGCACGGCCTCGTCATCGCTGACGCGGTCAGCCTGCCGATGGAGCTGTCCTTCATCACGCTGGCAAAACGCAAAAACGAACCGACGATTGCCGCCGTGTTTTCACTTTTACAAGCCTTGTGGCACAGCTGA
- a CDS encoding 5'-methylthioadenosine/adenosylhomocysteine nucleosidase, with the protein MIPSPIRLGIISAMHQEQAGLIDNLLDAHTIRRGMRDYVTGSLWDIDCVCVLSRLGKVAAAATAATLIERFGVTHIVFTGVAGAGDRDVRVGDIVIARQLVQHDLDASPLFPRHEVPLTGQSLFVPDQRLTDQLLQAAGDFLDQDFPAVIDIADRDAFRLHRPRIHQGLIASGDEFISKRTRLEELKTALPELQAVEMEGAAVAQVCFEFGVPYAVIRTISDAANEDAPVDFLKFIERVASRYAFGIVRRLCANG; encoded by the coding sequence ATGATCCCTTCCCCCATTCGACTCGGCATCATCAGTGCCATGCATCAGGAACAGGCTGGCCTGATTGACAATCTTCTTGATGCGCACACCATCCGCCGCGGCATGCGCGACTACGTGACAGGCAGTCTGTGGGATATCGATTGCGTATGCGTGCTGTCGCGCCTTGGCAAGGTGGCTGCTGCCGCTACGGCAGCCACCCTGATCGAGCGTTTCGGCGTGACGCATATCGTGTTCACCGGCGTGGCCGGCGCGGGAGACCGTGACGTGCGGGTAGGCGATATCGTGATCGCCCGGCAACTGGTGCAGCATGACCTCGACGCCTCGCCCCTTTTCCCGCGCCATGAAGTGCCGCTGACGGGACAATCACTGTTCGTCCCGGACCAGCGCCTGACCGATCAGCTGCTGCAGGCGGCCGGTGATTTTCTCGATCAGGATTTCCCGGCCGTGATCGACATCGCCGACCGCGACGCGTTCCGCTTGCACCGGCCGCGCATCCACCAGGGCCTGATTGCCAGCGGTGACGAATTCATCAGTAAGCGAACGCGGTTGGAGGAATTGAAAACGGCATTGCCGGAACTGCAGGCCGTCGAAATGGAAGGTGCGGCGGTCGCCCAGGTCTGCTTCGAATTCGGCGTGCCCTATGCGGTCATCAGAACGATCTCCGATGCCGCCAATGAAGACGCGCCGGTGGACTTCCTGAAATTCATCGAACGCGTCGCATCGCGCTACGCGTTCGGCATCGTCAGGCGGCTGTGCGCCAACGGATGA
- a CDS encoding T6SS phospholipase effector Tle1-like catalytic domain-containing protein has protein sequence MHSNVARLHNAFPDNGTDGLSKKTAWSNPGKYYNFYRTYVPGVGTPFDEVGDTGEGSMRTQGLAFAYMGENRIIWALVEMINNVHRYYRKQKLIDTDKFKASFNKLTLPDFGETHRFAPSFNEWNEQATPCQRMTALFTAVLKDLHMALQMYVPVDEAGKSKDHGKVINIFLSVFGFSRGAAEARAFANWLTWLCKLDAEISGRAGLSLGTIPVTFDFMGLFDTVASVGLASSAPVPGSHGHYGWADSEYSLKICDPAPAQCLHLVSAHEVRRSFPLDSVMYEGTLQPNCTEIVFPGVHSDVGGGYKPREQGRGKDEEGADMLSRITLATMYRAARLAGVQLKLEEAPESVRRSFRVDPGLIQMFNAYIASCTPVTEKDAPVSMPLHVLMAQQHRLYIQWRKKMLGRMASLKSVQDSDGPDREDITAADRELVDEVARFDAWRDRNPYQDSGSQPYSWSEWESVAAFWDAPAPPASVTDLFDQYVHDSRAWFKPFGKDASEVLFQMEELATRKEARIEWKKNPVGKEPPPLSNAEERRVAKYLPYRGQSNAMDGIDFESRGREGELLGGGFLRYRKIYMGSDRYKPSGAVYAGLRPVEGIGGRRLAANGARETKSAVSETV, from the coding sequence GTGCACAGCAATGTCGCGCGGTTGCATAACGCATTTCCTGATAATGGTACGGACGGCCTTTCCAAAAAGACCGCATGGAGTAATCCCGGCAAGTACTACAACTTCTACCGCACCTACGTTCCCGGTGTCGGCACCCCATTCGATGAAGTCGGCGACACGGGGGAAGGCTCGATGCGCACCCAGGGCCTGGCCTTTGCCTACATGGGCGAGAACCGCATCATTTGGGCCCTGGTCGAGATGATCAACAACGTGCATCGGTACTACCGCAAGCAAAAGCTGATCGACACCGACAAATTCAAGGCCTCTTTCAACAAGCTGACCCTGCCCGATTTCGGCGAGACACACCGCTTCGCGCCTTCCTTCAACGAATGGAATGAACAGGCCACCCCCTGCCAGCGGATGACAGCTCTCTTCACGGCGGTCCTGAAGGATCTGCACATGGCCCTGCAGATGTATGTGCCGGTCGACGAGGCCGGAAAGAGCAAGGACCACGGCAAGGTCATCAACATCTTCCTGTCGGTATTCGGCTTCTCGCGCGGCGCGGCAGAGGCACGGGCGTTCGCGAACTGGTTGACGTGGCTGTGCAAGCTGGATGCGGAGATCAGCGGCCGGGCCGGCCTGTCGCTGGGGACGATTCCTGTCACCTTCGATTTCATGGGACTGTTCGACACCGTGGCGTCGGTCGGACTGGCCAGCTCGGCGCCTGTGCCTGGTTCGCACGGTCACTACGGCTGGGCCGACAGCGAATATTCCCTCAAGATCTGCGACCCCGCTCCCGCGCAGTGCCTGCATCTGGTGTCGGCGCACGAGGTGCGGCGCTCGTTTCCGCTGGACTCGGTGATGTACGAGGGGACGCTGCAGCCCAACTGCACGGAGATCGTCTTCCCTGGTGTGCATTCCGACGTCGGCGGCGGCTACAAGCCGAGAGAGCAGGGGCGCGGCAAGGACGAGGAAGGCGCGGACATGCTGTCGCGAATCACACTGGCGACGATGTATCGCGCCGCGCGCCTGGCCGGCGTGCAGCTGAAGCTGGAAGAAGCGCCGGAATCGGTCAGGCGTTCGTTCCGCGTCGATCCGGGATTGATTCAAATGTTCAATGCCTATATCGCATCGTGCACTCCCGTGACGGAAAAGGATGCACCGGTATCGATGCCTTTGCACGTGCTGATGGCGCAGCAGCACAGGCTTTACATCCAGTGGCGCAAGAAGATGCTGGGCAGGATGGCCTCGCTCAAAAGTGTTCAGGACAGCGACGGGCCCGATCGCGAGGACATCACCGCCGCCGACCGCGAACTGGTCGATGAAGTCGCGCGATTCGATGCATGGCGCGATCGCAATCCCTACCAGGATAGCGGATCGCAGCCATATTCATGGTCGGAATGGGAAAGCGTGGCCGCATTTTGGGATGCCCCCGCGCCGCCGGCATCGGTGACCGATCTGTTCGACCAATACGTGCACGATTCGCGCGCGTGGTTCAAACCCTTTGGCAAGGATGCCTCCGAGGTGCTGTTCCAGATGGAGGAACTGGCGACGCGCAAGGAAGCGCGGATCGAATGGAAGAAAAACCCCGTGGGGAAGGAACCGCCGCCACTATCGAATGCGGAAGAAAGGCGCGTCGCGAAGTATCTGCCCTACCGGGGTCAATCGAACGCCATGGATGGAATCGATTTCGAGTCGCGCGGACGCGAGGGAGAGCTTCTCGGCGGCGGATTTCTGCGTTACCGCAAGATTTACATGGGATCGGACAGGTACAAGCCCTCCGGCGCGGTATATGCAGGTTTGCGTCCTGTCGAAGGAATTGGCGGCCGACGGCTGGCGGCAAACGGCGCAAGGGAAACGAAGAGTGCCGTATCTGAAACTGTGTGA
- a CDS encoding DUF3304 domain-containing protein, whose protein sequence is MKKTSIRLARQVLLVISLSTMLAACSVIGPQKEVRSGVGVHPLNYSGQELSYLAVEDPQNPNNAGGGAALNPYGGGRTTMCCFGIPSKWRPDLQVIVKFRVYPEKETHRILVNVPRYSKPDDIWIMVHEGGEAEAVISDTEPGHPDWPGKMKNWPEPSREYRLKVWRRKVDEHRAYITEGTQRMNSLTFESYTKEAKERLRKNLEYSKAELDYLLKNKP, encoded by the coding sequence ATGAAGAAAACAAGCATTCGTTTGGCACGCCAAGTCCTGCTCGTCATCAGTCTGAGCACCATGCTGGCGGCATGCTCGGTCATCGGGCCGCAGAAGGAGGTGCGCTCCGGCGTGGGCGTGCATCCACTTAACTATTCGGGGCAAGAACTCAGTTACCTCGCGGTGGAAGACCCTCAAAATCCGAACAACGCGGGTGGCGGTGCGGCATTGAATCCATATGGCGGTGGGAGAACGACCATGTGCTGCTTCGGCATTCCATCCAAATGGCGTCCCGACTTGCAAGTCATTGTCAAGTTCCGGGTGTACCCGGAGAAGGAAACCCATCGGATACTGGTCAATGTGCCGCGTTACAGCAAACCTGACGACATCTGGATCATGGTGCATGAAGGCGGCGAAGCGGAAGCGGTTATCTCGGACACGGAACCCGGCCATCCGGACTGGCCGGGAAAAATGAAAAATTGGCCAGAGCCTTCGAGGGAATATCGGTTGAAGGTGTGGAGACGGAAAGTAGATGAACATAGGGCATATATCACCGAAGGTACACAAAGAATGAATAGCCTCACCTTTGAGTCCTATACCAAAGAAGCAAAAGAGAGATTACGGAAAAATCTTGAATACTCAAAAGCCGAACTCGACTATCTGCTGAAAAACAAACCATGA
- a CDS encoding DUF2235 domain-containing protein produces the protein MTAYLAASYPSKAIDPANKEQFFEEKKEIPTINEFIHARECSDHTAFPPSCDVNLFFGVFFDGTNNNLKRDEKEHVHSNVARLFRAFPNNGNNDEPRGDGWSDPGKYYNFYRTYVPELERKPCDRTRNPNPFKHLCN, from the coding sequence ATGACGGCATACCTCGCAGCTTCATATCCTTCAAAGGCGATAGACCCAGCCAATAAAGAACAGTTCTTTGAAGAGAAAAAAGAAATCCCGACAATTAATGAATTTATCCATGCTCGCGAATGCTCCGACCACACCGCCTTCCCGCCCAGCTGCGACGTCAACCTGTTTTTCGGCGTCTTCTTCGACGGCACCAACAACAATTTGAAACGCGATGAAAAGGAGCATGTGCACAGCAATGTCGCGCGCCTGTTCCGAGCATTTCCCAACAATGGCAATAACGATGAGCCACGCGGAGACGGATGGAGCGATCCAGGCAAGTACTACAACTTCTACCGCACCTACGTTCCAGAGCTGGAACGCAAACCCTGTGATCGCACACGCAACCCAAACCCTTTCAAACACCTTTGCAATTGA
- a CDS encoding DUF3304 domain-containing protein, translating to MDANLVIAHATQTLSNTLQLRTMKKTSIRLATQVLRVISLSTVLAACSAIGPQKEARSGVGVHSINYSGKELSYVAVEDPKNPNNGGGGDALNPYGGGRSTICCFSIPDKWHPDLQVIVEFRVYPEKETRRVLVNVPQYRKPDDIWIMVHEGGEAEAVITSTEPGHPDWPGRMKDWPVPSREYRLKVWGEKLRREKAELTAMEKALQGDVSDLSPRELERLKRAIGYSKNEIKRLEGVKP from the coding sequence ATGGATGCAAACCTCGTGATCGCACACGCAACCCAAACCCTTTCGAACACTTTGCAATTGAGAACCATGAAGAAAACAAGCATTCGTTTGGCAACCCAAGTCTTGCGCGTCATCAGTCTGAGCACCGTGCTGGCGGCATGTTCGGCCATCGGGCCGCAGAAGGAGGCGCGCTCCGGCGTGGGGGTGCACTCGATTAACTACTCAGGGAAGGAGCTTAGTTATGTGGCAGTGGAAGATCCCAAAAACCCGAACAACGGCGGTGGTGGTGACGCCCTGAACCCATACGGTGGCGGGCGATCCACCATATGCTGCTTCAGCATTCCGGACAAATGGCATCCCGACTTGCAAGTCATTGTCGAGTTCCGGGTGTATCCGGAAAAAGAGACCCGCCGGGTACTGGTCAATGTGCCGCAATACCGCAAGCCCGACGACATCTGGATCATGGTGCATGAAGGCGGCGAAGCGGAGGCGGTGATCACCAGTACGGAACCCGGCCATCCGGACTGGCCGGGAAGAATGAAAGATTGGCCGGTGCCTTCGAGGGAATATCGGTTGAAGGTGTGGGGAGAGAAATTACGGCGAGAAAAGGCGGAACTGACCGCGATGGAGAAGGCACTGCAAGGAGATGTTAGTGACCTATCGCCAAGGGAGCTTGAACGACTAAAGCGAGCGATTGGATATTCCAAGAACGAGATCAAACGATTAGAAGGGGTCAAACCATGA
- a CDS encoding DUF4123 domain-containing protein: MAINRYPSDWYGTLTMRLAEIERQFPDAHIHALIEGVLADSCHSFLKRSTRLPFVALYANTASADEETLSISPLLVEYRANEHDTWNTLLKKTSGVPALSLIVTSESITQLATRLTPWCIVDAGGHHLALSFADTRILPVLFAAVTPQQKAQLCGPANCWQYVSRTAEWETLSLPETGLPPADEIILSEGQCTQLIDAAEADGVLYQLRAHSANLVDCHTPARAHEIVSRWLACADHARIEAASERMRLCELGFTHPELERNPRVAEWLAMPSVAMTVETMRMKWMQTS; this comes from the coding sequence ATGGCAATTAATCGATATCCCTCCGATTGGTACGGCACATTGACCATGCGCCTTGCGGAGATTGAGCGGCAATTCCCCGATGCACACATCCATGCCTTGATCGAGGGCGTCCTGGCTGATTCATGCCATTCATTCCTGAAGCGATCAACACGATTGCCATTCGTTGCGCTCTATGCCAACACGGCTTCCGCAGATGAAGAAACGCTGTCGATCTCGCCGCTTCTGGTCGAGTACAGGGCGAATGAACATGACACATGGAACACGCTGCTCAAGAAGACCAGCGGTGTGCCGGCATTGAGTCTCATCGTGACATCCGAATCAATCACACAGCTGGCGACGAGACTCACGCCATGGTGCATCGTCGATGCAGGCGGACATCACCTCGCATTATCGTTTGCCGACACGCGCATCCTGCCCGTGCTTTTTGCGGCGGTGACTCCGCAACAAAAAGCGCAGTTATGCGGTCCGGCCAACTGCTGGCAATATGTCTCGCGCACGGCGGAATGGGAAACCTTGTCGTTGCCGGAGACAGGATTGCCACCTGCCGACGAAATCATTCTGAGCGAAGGGCAATGCACGCAATTGATCGATGCGGCGGAAGCAGATGGTGTGCTGTATCAGTTGCGCGCGCATTCGGCGAATCTGGTCGATTGCCACACGCCGGCACGCGCGCACGAAATCGTGTCTCGCTGGCTGGCCTGTGCGGATCACGCAAGGATTGAAGCGGCTTCGGAACGCATGCGCTTGTGCGAACTCGGTTTCACTCATCCAGAGCTGGAACGCAATCCGCGTGTTGCAGAATGGCTGGCCATGCCGAGCGTGGCAATGACCGTTGAAACAATGCGCATGAAATGGATGCAAACCTCGTGA
- a CDS encoding type VI secretion system Vgr family protein, which produces MSDLSQGLDFARASAVFTADTRLYELEMPTGHAPLLVESWVGREALSALSEYHLTCLSTTATLPLQALLGQQLALHTRLADGSIGTRSGYVRAAFQLGADGAHGNLARYRLTLVPWLWFATQRRRSRVFQDRDVLEIVEQVFAADAARANWRVSAEAREFLARVRPRSYCCQYRESDYAFVTRLLAEEGIGFHFEETGADGPGVSRQQLVLFADSARFAEDASAARDGGIRFHRAAAVETADTIQTLHARRTLQAAVTTRASWDYKAKRVTAVSLPTAHQFGGPNAPHVESGDWAGVYAFATQDEALHYARIARDGADARFKDWFGAGGVRTFRPGTAFEVIGAPLEQRDAPAQAKRLALLGVLHAGVNNLPAALRQEVRQSLGAAPVPHADDDAGLPPAADDFHPGLDRHTQDLDDAERWLDHAAWEVLLREADGSGYANRFTAIRADIPWRPALSDGTGLLQNPRPTALGSQSAIVVGADGGTAAAGTVHTDHLGRVRIRYPWQITEQNGCWVRVAQLYAGPGYGAQFIPRIGQEVVVRFLDNDIDRPVVTGVLYNGRGRHDADAYAQASDHAPAAQENLAGGASPAWHGAAAAHRHAGYLSGFKSVALGADGHARQSNQLVFDDTSGRLRTMLASDSAATQLNLGHLIHQADNHRGSFRGTGWELRTDARGALRAGKGVLISTYHGSAPGGGPEPAGENSPGIALLKQAQGFADTFNRAAATHQTVQFILVKGGALNGGKRQSRLDDEAAPIAAMVKAISGLVDAQDGGVDGHGERIAHMHAPLVVVAAQAGIGVAAADGLHVAAGEVAHLAAGRDLHLATGDALSIHSGQALGLLAGAVGPGENDAGIALIAGQGDIDLQAQSDAMTLAAKDLLQLLSANSHIDLAAAKSITLATEGGASMTIADGNITFACPGTISIRAGSKKFVGPVKQNYVLPKFPRSICKRCKRSAAATGSPFSVLEE; this is translated from the coding sequence ATGTCCGATCTGTCCCAAGGCCTCGACTTCGCGCGCGCCAGCGCCGTCTTCACCGCCGACACCCGCCTGTACGAGCTGGAGATGCCGACCGGACACGCGCCGCTGCTGGTGGAAAGCTGGGTCGGCCGGGAAGCGCTGTCGGCGCTGTCCGAATACCACCTCACCTGCCTGTCGACCACGGCGACGCTGCCGCTGCAGGCGCTGCTCGGGCAGCAGCTCGCTCTGCACACGCGGCTGGCCGACGGCAGCATCGGCACGCGCTCGGGCTACGTGCGCGCCGCCTTCCAGCTCGGCGCCGACGGTGCGCACGGTAACCTCGCCCGCTACCGGCTGACGCTCGTGCCGTGGCTGTGGTTCGCCACCCAGCGCCGCCGCTCGCGCGTGTTCCAGGACCGGGACGTGCTCGAGATCGTCGAACAGGTGTTCGCCGCCGACGCCGCGCGCGCCAACTGGCGCGTCAGCGCCGAGGCGCGCGAATTCCTGGCGCGGGTGCGTCCTCGCAGCTACTGCTGCCAGTACCGCGAGAGCGACTACGCCTTCGTCACGCGTCTCTTGGCCGAGGAAGGCATCGGCTTCCATTTCGAGGAAACCGGCGCGGACGGGCCGGGTGTGTCGCGTCAGCAGCTGGTGCTGTTCGCCGATTCGGCCCGGTTCGCCGAGGACGCCAGCGCCGCCCGCGATGGCGGCATCCGCTTCCACCGCGCCGCCGCCGTCGAAACCGCCGACACCATCCAGACACTGCATGCGCGGCGCACGCTGCAGGCGGCCGTCACCACGCGCGCCTCGTGGGACTACAAGGCGAAACGCGTCACCGCCGTGTCGCTGCCGACCGCGCATCAATTCGGCGGCCCGAACGCGCCGCACGTCGAAAGCGGCGACTGGGCCGGCGTGTACGCCTTCGCCACCCAGGACGAGGCGCTGCACTACGCGCGCATCGCGCGTGACGGCGCCGACGCCCGCTTCAAGGACTGGTTCGGCGCGGGGGGCGTGCGCACCTTCCGTCCCGGCACCGCGTTCGAGGTCATCGGCGCGCCGCTCGAGCAGCGCGACGCCCCGGCGCAAGCGAAGCGGCTGGCGCTCCTGGGCGTGCTGCATGCCGGCGTCAACAACCTGCCGGCCGCCCTGCGACAGGAGGTGCGGCAATCACTGGGCGCGGCTCCCGTGCCGCACGCCGATGACGATGCCGGCCTGCCGCCGGCCGCGGACGACTTCCACCCCGGTCTGGATCGGCACACGCAGGATCTCGACGACGCCGAGCGCTGGCTCGACCATGCCGCGTGGGAGGTACTGCTGCGCGAAGCCGACGGCAGTGGCTACGCCAACCGCTTCACCGCGATCCGCGCCGACATCCCGTGGCGGCCGGCCTTGTCGGACGGCACCGGCCTGCTGCAGAATCCCAGACCCACCGCCCTGGGCAGCCAGAGCGCGATCGTGGTCGGCGCGGACGGCGGCACGGCCGCCGCCGGCACCGTGCACACCGACCACCTCGGCCGCGTTCGCATCCGCTACCCGTGGCAGATCACGGAGCAGAACGGCTGCTGGGTGCGGGTGGCGCAGCTGTATGCCGGCCCCGGCTACGGCGCGCAATTCATCCCCCGCATCGGCCAGGAAGTCGTGGTCCGCTTCCTCGACAACGACATCGACCGCCCGGTCGTCACCGGCGTGCTGTACAACGGCCGCGGCCGGCACGACGCCGACGCCTATGCCCAGGCAAGCGACCACGCCCCGGCCGCGCAAGAGAATCTGGCCGGCGGCGCCTCGCCCGCCTGGCACGGCGCGGCCGCTGCCCACCGCCATGCCGGCTACCTGTCCGGCTTCAAGTCGGTCGCGCTGGGTGCCGATGGCCATGCACGCCAGAGCAACCAGCTCGTGTTCGACGACACCAGCGGCCGCCTGCGTACCATGCTCGCCAGCGACAGCGCCGCCACACAATTGAATCTGGGCCACCTGATCCACCAGGCCGACAACCACCGCGGCAGCTTCCGCGGCACCGGCTGGGAACTGCGCACCGATGCCCGCGGCGCGCTCCGCGCCGGCAAGGGGGTGCTCATCTCGACCTATCACGGCAGCGCGCCCGGCGGCGGCCCGGAGCCGGCCGGCGAGAACAGCCCCGGCATTGCGCTGCTGAAACAGGCGCAGGGCTTCGCCGACACCTTCAACCGCGCCGCCGCCACGCATCAGACCGTGCAGTTCATTCTCGTCAAGGGCGGCGCGCTGAACGGCGGCAAGCGCCAGAGCCGCCTCGACGACGAGGCCGCGCCGATCGCCGCGATGGTCAAGGCGATCTCGGGCCTGGTCGATGCGCAGGACGGCGGCGTTGATGGACACGGCGAGAGGATTGCGCACATGCACGCGCCGCTGGTGGTGGTCGCCGCGCAGGCCGGCATCGGCGTGGCGGCCGCCGACGGCCTCCACGTCGCCGCCGGCGAAGTCGCGCATCTGGCCGCCGGCCGCGACCTCCATCTCGCCACCGGCGATGCGCTGAGCATCCACAGCGGCCAGGCGCTCGGCCTCTTGGCCGGCGCGGTCGGGCCGGGCGAGAACGACGCCGGCATCGCGCTGATTGCGGGCCAGGGCGACATCGACCTGCAGGCGCAGAGCGATGCGATGACGCTTGCCGCGAAGGACCTGCTGCAGCTTCTGTCGGCCAACAGCCACATCGACCTGGCGGCGGCAAAGAGCATCACGCTCGCCACCGAGGGCGGCGCCAGCATGACCATTGCGGACGGCAACATCACGTTCGCCTGCCCGGGGACGATCTCGATCAGGGCAGGGAGCAAGAAATTCGTCGGGCCGGTGAAGCAGAACTACGTTTTGCCGAAATTCCCCAGGTCGATCTGCAAGCGTTGCAAGCGCAGTGCAGCGGCAACCGGTTCGCCGTTTTCAGTGCTCGAAGAGTGA